Proteins encoded within one genomic window of Triticum aestivum cultivar Chinese Spring chromosome 2D, IWGSC CS RefSeq v2.1, whole genome shotgun sequence:
- the LOC123053738 gene encoding uncharacterized protein isoform X2 translates to MRIQEVGNMSYCQATTYKPLGGLTLDRPLGLGRTCKILPQHSVWQHFSRSCKLQEKVYPRLVVAACHKRLGPVYASSGKGNLDPFSMESLNKAMDGAKKQQSIQGFLMEQIAKITGQGSGGNGGNNKRYGGSGGGSDGPDDESFTDSLYEVVQVVLATVAFVLTYIHIIRGEELYRLARDYTRYLVTGKRTSRLKRAMLNWRDFSDSITKNFSTQDDVYRSPVASEAMWWQQPQKLVHHLGDLFRGNLRPHAQES, encoded by the exons ATGAG AATTCAAGAAGTTGGAAACATGAGCTACTGCCAAGCTACAACGTACAAGCCTCTTGGTGGGCTCACTTTGGACAGACCATTAGGTCTTGGGAGAACTTGCAAAATACTTCCTCAACATTCTGTATGGCAACATTTTTCTAGATCTTGCAAGCTGCAAGAGAAAGTATATCCAAGGCTTGTTGTTGCTGCTTGCCATAAGAGGCTTGGTCCTGTATATGCCTCAAGCGGGAAGGGAAACCTTGAT CCATTCTCTATGGAATCTTTGAACAAAGCAATGGATGGAGCAAAAAAGCAACAGTCTATACAAGGCTTCCTGATGGAGCAAATAGCTAAGATTACAGGACAGGGGTCTGGTGGAAATGGAGGAAATAATAAACGTTATGGAGGCAGTGGTGGTGGTTCTGATGGCCCAGATGACGAATCTTTCACGGATTCGTTGTATGAAGTGGTCCAAGTTGTGTTAGCAACTGTTGCTTTTGTACTCACG TACATCCACATCATCAGAGGAGAGGAGCTGTACCGCCTTGCAAGGGACTATACCAGATACCTCGTCACTGGCAAGAGAACGTCCCGGCTGAAGCGTGCCATGCTTAACTGGCGTGATTTCTCAGATAGCATCACAAAGAATTTCAGCACACAAGACGATGTGTATCGAAGCCCGGTCGCCTCTGAAGCCATGTGGTGGCAACAGCCCCAGAAGCTGGTTCATCATCTTGGTGACCTTTTCAGAGGCAACCTGCGTCCACATGCCCAGGAATCTTAA
- the LOC123053738 gene encoding uncharacterized protein isoform X1, which produces MRIQEVGNMSYCQATTYKPLGGLTLDRPLGLGRTCKILPQHSVWQHFSRSCKLQEKVYPRLVVAACHKRLGPVYASSGKGNLDFVNDPFSMESLNKAMDGAKKQQSIQGFLMEQIAKITGQGSGGNGGNNKRYGGSGGGSDGPDDESFTDSLYEVVQVVLATVAFVLTYIHIIRGEELYRLARDYTRYLVTGKRTSRLKRAMLNWRDFSDSITKNFSTQDDVYRSPVASEAMWWQQPQKLVHHLGDLFRGNLRPHAQES; this is translated from the exons ATGAG AATTCAAGAAGTTGGAAACATGAGCTACTGCCAAGCTACAACGTACAAGCCTCTTGGTGGGCTCACTTTGGACAGACCATTAGGTCTTGGGAGAACTTGCAAAATACTTCCTCAACATTCTGTATGGCAACATTTTTCTAGATCTTGCAAGCTGCAAGAGAAAGTATATCCAAGGCTTGTTGTTGCTGCTTGCCATAAGAGGCTTGGTCCTGTATATGCCTCAAGCGGGAAGGGAAACCTTGATTTTGTCAATGAT CCATTCTCTATGGAATCTTTGAACAAAGCAATGGATGGAGCAAAAAAGCAACAGTCTATACAAGGCTTCCTGATGGAGCAAATAGCTAAGATTACAGGACAGGGGTCTGGTGGAAATGGAGGAAATAATAAACGTTATGGAGGCAGTGGTGGTGGTTCTGATGGCCCAGATGACGAATCTTTCACGGATTCGTTGTATGAAGTGGTCCAAGTTGTGTTAGCAACTGTTGCTTTTGTACTCACG TACATCCACATCATCAGAGGAGAGGAGCTGTACCGCCTTGCAAGGGACTATACCAGATACCTCGTCACTGGCAAGAGAACGTCCCGGCTGAAGCGTGCCATGCTTAACTGGCGTGATTTCTCAGATAGCATCACAAAGAATTTCAGCACACAAGACGATGTGTATCGAAGCCCGGTCGCCTCTGAAGCCATGTGGTGGCAACAGCCCCAGAAGCTGGTTCATCATCTTGGTGACCTTTTCAGAGGCAACCTGCGTCCACATGCCCAGGAATCTTAA
- the LOC123053738 gene encoding uncharacterized protein isoform X3 codes for MSYCQATTYKPLGGLTLDRPLGLGRTCKILPQHSVWQHFSRSCKLQEKVYPRLVVAACHKRLGPVYASSGKGNLDFVNDPFSMESLNKAMDGAKKQQSIQGFLMEQIAKITGQGSGGNGGNNKRYGGSGGGSDGPDDESFTDSLYEVVQVVLATVAFVLTYIHIIRGEELYRLARDYTRYLVTGKRTSRLKRAMLNWRDFSDSITKNFSTQDDVYRSPVASEAMWWQQPQKLVHHLGDLFRGNLRPHAQES; via the exons ATGAGCTACTGCCAAGCTACAACGTACAAGCCTCTTGGTGGGCTCACTTTGGACAGACCATTAGGTCTTGGGAGAACTTGCAAAATACTTCCTCAACATTCTGTATGGCAACATTTTTCTAGATCTTGCAAGCTGCAAGAGAAAGTATATCCAAGGCTTGTTGTTGCTGCTTGCCATAAGAGGCTTGGTCCTGTATATGCCTCAAGCGGGAAGGGAAACCTTGATTTTGTCAATGAT CCATTCTCTATGGAATCTTTGAACAAAGCAATGGATGGAGCAAAAAAGCAACAGTCTATACAAGGCTTCCTGATGGAGCAAATAGCTAAGATTACAGGACAGGGGTCTGGTGGAAATGGAGGAAATAATAAACGTTATGGAGGCAGTGGTGGTGGTTCTGATGGCCCAGATGACGAATCTTTCACGGATTCGTTGTATGAAGTGGTCCAAGTTGTGTTAGCAACTGTTGCTTTTGTACTCACG TACATCCACATCATCAGAGGAGAGGAGCTGTACCGCCTTGCAAGGGACTATACCAGATACCTCGTCACTGGCAAGAGAACGTCCCGGCTGAAGCGTGCCATGCTTAACTGGCGTGATTTCTCAGATAGCATCACAAAGAATTTCAGCACACAAGACGATGTGTATCGAAGCCCGGTCGCCTCTGAAGCCATGTGGTGGCAACAGCCCCAGAAGCTGGTTCATCATCTTGGTGACCTTTTCAGAGGCAACCTGCGTCCACATGCCCAGGAATCTTAA